In the Streptomyces formicae genome, one interval contains:
- a CDS encoding glycosyltransferase family 39 protein, which translates to MQATPRPAPVSAPFSAPTPALAPFTAALLPALVMFTLGLWGLDRGTMWRDEGTTLDVARRSLPEIWHLVHRVDAVHGLYYVLMHGVLPAHPGEVALRLPSVLAASAAAALVAALGTRLARPRVGLWAGLLYAVTPIAGHYAQEGRSYALVAAGAALTTLLLVRAVERSGPSVDRRAWCAYAAAATGTALLHELAVLLLVAHAVTLLVARVPRPARRGWAAAACVTCVLLLPLFVASGGQSAQVAWLVAPDGAAADRLLRAFAGPTRLVLVGQLLLAVVALRPPWSGARRCAHSRPALSLCAVALPLLVVPPAVLLAVSQRWPLYQDRYVLFALAGLPLLVAAGADRVVRGVGAALRTRPGDPPWPAPRPWISRGRTAVAAVGAAAVGVTLWWQLPLHRHDRAFGHDRENPAAAAAFAAREVRPGEPVLYLPLLARRVSLAYPAGFRGTRDLALARSPGSSGTLYGVEVPPTELRRRLAAVDRLWVLTEPPALRQARRAGQGAEEAKLAVLKREFTPHVTYAVPGATLRLYVRR; encoded by the coding sequence ATGCAGGCCACGCCGCGCCCCGCGCCCGTCTCCGCGCCCTTCTCCGCCCCCACCCCCGCGCTCGCTCCCTTCACCGCCGCGCTCCTGCCCGCTCTCGTCATGTTCACTCTCGGTCTGTGGGGCCTGGACCGGGGCACCATGTGGCGCGACGAGGGCACCACCCTGGACGTCGCGCGGCGCTCGCTCCCGGAGATCTGGCACCTGGTGCACCGGGTCGACGCGGTGCACGGCCTCTACTACGTCCTCATGCACGGTGTGCTCCCCGCCCATCCGGGTGAGGTCGCGCTGCGGCTGCCCTCGGTGCTCGCCGCGTCCGCCGCAGCCGCGCTCGTCGCGGCCCTCGGCACACGGCTGGCGCGGCCGCGCGTCGGACTGTGGGCGGGGCTCCTGTACGCGGTGACGCCGATCGCGGGGCACTACGCGCAGGAGGGCCGTTCGTACGCGCTCGTCGCCGCGGGTGCCGCGCTGACCACGCTGCTCCTCGTGCGGGCGGTCGAACGCTCCGGGCCCTCCGTCGACCGGCGCGCCTGGTGCGCCTACGCGGCCGCCGCCACCGGCACCGCGCTGCTGCACGAACTCGCCGTGCTGCTGCTCGTCGCCCACGCGGTGACGCTGCTCGTCGCCCGGGTGCCGCGCCCCGCCCGGCGCGGCTGGGCGGCCGCCGCGTGTGTCACCTGCGTCCTGCTGCTCCCGCTGTTCGTCGCGTCCGGCGGGCAGTCCGCCCAGGTGGCGTGGCTGGTGGCGCCGGACGGGGCGGCGGCGGACCGGCTGTTGCGCGCGTTCGCGGGGCCGACCAGGCTCGTCCTCGTCGGCCAACTGCTGCTGGCCGTGGTCGCGCTGCGCCCGCCGTGGTCCGGCGCGCGGCGGTGCGCTCACTCACGGCCCGCCCTCTCGCTGTGCGCGGTGGCGCTGCCGCTCCTGGTGGTGCCTCCTGCCGTGCTCCTCGCGGTGTCGCAGCGCTGGCCGCTCTACCAGGACCGCTACGTGCTGTTCGCGCTCGCCGGTCTGCCGCTGCTCGTGGCGGCCGGGGCGGACCGGGTCGTACGAGGGGTCGGCGCGGCCCTCCGTACGCGCCCCGGGGATCCGCCGTGGCCCGCCCCGCGACCGTGGATCTCGCGCGGCAGGACGGCGGTGGCCGCCGTGGGTGCCGCCGCCGTCGGTGTCACGCTGTGGTGGCAGTTGCCGCTGCACCGGCACGACCGGGCCTTCGGGCACGACCGCGAGAACCCCGCGGCGGCCGCCGCCTTCGCCGCCCGCGAAGTGCGCCCCGGCGAACCGGTCCTGTACCTGCCGCTGCTGGCCCGCCGCGTCAGCCTGGCCTACCCGGCCGGCTTCCGGGGCACCCGCGACCTCGCGCTCGCCAGGTCGCCCGGCAGCTCGGGCACGCTCTACGGAGTGGAGGTGCCCCCCACCGAACTGCGGCGCAGGCTGGCGGCGGTGGACCGCCTCTGGGTCCTGACGGAACCGCCCGCGCTGCGCCAGGCGCGGCGGGCGGGGCAGGGGGCCGAGGAGGCCAAACTGGCCGTACTGAAAAGGGAGTTCACCCCGCATGTCACCTATGCGGTGCCGGGCGCGACGCTGCGCCTCTACGTCCGGCGCTGA
- a CDS encoding glycosyltransferase family 2 protein, with product MDRTLPQKPLSVPPADGVSVVVIGYNDADHLADAVRSALAQGPAVREVIAVDDCSTDHSGDVLAALAREDSRVRVILRATNSGGCGSPRNDGIDAVTSAHLMFLDSDDVLPPGAVDALLGAARRHGAQVASGLCVRRELPSGREVPWQPELYRKAQLIGSPELRPRLVHDTLCVNKLYRTAFLREHGVRFPEGRFIYEDFVFTARVLAAAPRIALVPDTVYVWHVRRTAARLSISLDRSGIANWQARMEAHRQSVEILRDALGTGGKRLARAARAKFIDHGLRMYTRELTSRGAEYRREWWACTRAYLETFDAADLDAAPAPGRVIARVVLASAEPRDLNRLKQVAARPARLAPPYPQSADGTPLWSADLPQVTLEHLLVRPIRLLPLAVDGELRPRAGGGRLTLRLHELYGRVAEAGPATVDVEIVHRESGRPWLRRTAAFRPAADRGTPEGETSGATWTATVLLDLASLDSGVWDVRLRLRFADGTSRDSTAHALAGPGLLRRTVVPGGRHGVLLVQPYATAAGNLSVRVAPGVRGVAEVVRRRLSRVAHRVGGR from the coding sequence GTGGACCGCACCCTGCCTCAGAAGCCTCTTTCCGTCCCACCGGCCGACGGCGTCTCCGTCGTCGTGATCGGCTACAACGACGCCGACCACCTCGCCGACGCCGTGCGCTCCGCACTCGCCCAGGGACCCGCGGTCCGCGAGGTGATCGCCGTCGACGACTGCTCCACGGACCACAGCGGAGACGTGCTCGCCGCGCTCGCCCGGGAGGACAGCCGGGTGCGGGTCATCCTCCGCGCCACCAACAGCGGCGGCTGCGGCTCGCCCCGCAACGACGGGATCGACGCCGTCACCTCCGCGCACCTGATGTTCCTCGACAGCGACGACGTACTGCCGCCCGGCGCCGTCGACGCCCTGCTCGGCGCGGCGCGGCGGCACGGCGCGCAGGTCGCCTCGGGACTGTGCGTACGCCGCGAGCTGCCGTCGGGGCGCGAAGTGCCGTGGCAGCCCGAGCTCTACCGCAAGGCACAGCTGATCGGCAGCCCCGAGCTGCGGCCCCGCCTCGTGCACGACACGCTCTGCGTCAACAAGCTCTACCGCACCGCCTTCCTGCGCGAGCACGGCGTCCGCTTCCCCGAAGGCCGCTTCATCTACGAGGACTTCGTCTTCACCGCGCGCGTGCTCGCCGCCGCGCCCCGGATCGCGCTCGTCCCCGACACCGTCTACGTCTGGCACGTGCGCCGCACCGCGGCCAGGCTGTCCATATCCCTGGACCGCTCCGGCATAGCCAACTGGCAGGCCCGCATGGAGGCGCACCGCCAGTCCGTCGAGATCCTGCGGGACGCCCTCGGCACCGGCGGCAAGCGGCTCGCACGGGCCGCCCGCGCCAAGTTCATCGACCACGGCCTGCGGATGTACACCCGCGAACTGACCTCGCGCGGCGCGGAGTACCGGCGCGAGTGGTGGGCCTGCACGCGCGCGTACCTGGAGACCTTCGACGCCGCCGACCTGGACGCGGCGCCCGCCCCCGGCCGCGTCATCGCGCGCGTGGTCCTCGCCTCCGCCGAGCCGCGCGACCTGAACCGCCTCAAGCAGGTGGCGGCCCGCCCCGCCCGGCTCGCGCCGCCGTACCCGCAGAGCGCCGACGGCACCCCCCTCTGGTCGGCGGACCTGCCCCAGGTCACCCTGGAGCACCTCCTCGTACGCCCCATCAGGCTGCTGCCGCTGGCCGTCGACGGCGAGCTGCGCCCGCGCGCGGGCGGCGGACGGCTCACGCTGCGGCTGCACGAGCTGTACGGGCGGGTGGCCGAGGCCGGACCCGCCACGGTCGACGTGGAGATCGTCCACCGGGAGAGCGGCCGCCCCTGGCTGCGGCGCACGGCGGCGTTCCGCCCGGCGGCCGACCGGGGCACACCGGAGGGCGAGACGTCCGGCGCGACCTGGACCGCCACGGTCCTGCTCGACCTCGCCTCGCTCGACAGCGGCGTGTGGGACGTCCGGCTGCGGCTCCGCTTCGCCGACGGGACCTCGCGCGACAGCACCGCGCACGCGCTCGCGGGGCCCGGCCTGCTGCGCCGCACGGTGGTGCCGGGCGGGCGGCACGGCGTGCTGCTCGTCCAGCCGTACGCCACCGCGGCGGGCAACCTCTCGGTGCGCGTGGCACCCGGGGTGCGGGGCGTCGCCGAGGTCGTGCGGCGCCGCCTGTCCCGGGTGGCCCACCGCGTCGGCGGCCGCTGA
- the galE gene encoding UDP-glucose 4-epimerase GalE: MTWLITGGAGYIGAHVVRAMTAAGETAVVYDDLSTGDAGRVPAGVPLVVGSVLDGDRLVRAFEEHAVTGVVHLAGKKRVGESVERPLHYYHENVEGLRALLDAMVTADVTRLVFSSSASVYGMPDVDLVTEETPCLPMNPYGETKLAGEWLVRAAGRAHGLTTASLRYFNVAGAASPDLADTGVFNLVPMVFEKLTDGTAPRIFGADYDTPDGTCVRDYIHVVDLAEAHVATARRLAEAPRGTDLTLNIGRGEGVSVREMTDLINEVTGHTTPAEVTGRRPGDPARVVAAADRIAAELGWSAKHDVRDMIASAWAGWLREHPDAARG; encoded by the coding sequence ATGACCTGGCTGATCACCGGCGGCGCCGGATACATCGGGGCGCACGTCGTCCGCGCCATGACGGCGGCGGGCGAGACGGCCGTGGTCTACGACGACCTGTCGACCGGCGACGCCGGGCGCGTGCCCGCCGGGGTGCCGCTGGTCGTCGGCTCGGTCCTCGACGGCGACCGACTCGTGCGCGCCTTCGAGGAGCACGCGGTCACCGGGGTCGTGCACCTGGCGGGCAAGAAGCGGGTCGGCGAGTCCGTGGAGCGGCCGCTGCACTACTACCACGAGAACGTGGAGGGCCTGCGGGCGCTCCTGGACGCGATGGTCACGGCGGACGTCACCCGCCTCGTCTTCTCCTCCTCCGCGTCGGTCTACGGCATGCCCGACGTGGACCTGGTGACGGAGGAGACGCCGTGCCTGCCGATGAACCCGTACGGCGAGACGAAGCTGGCGGGCGAGTGGCTGGTCCGCGCCGCGGGCCGCGCCCACGGCCTGACGACGGCGTCGCTGCGCTACTTCAACGTGGCGGGCGCGGCCTCCCCCGACCTCGCCGACACCGGCGTCTTCAACCTCGTCCCGATGGTCTTCGAGAAGCTCACGGACGGCACGGCCCCGCGCATCTTCGGCGCGGACTACGACACCCCCGACGGCACGTGCGTACGCGACTACATCCACGTCGTCGACCTGGCCGAGGCCCACGTCGCCACGGCGCGCAGGCTGGCCGAGGCGCCCCGGGGCACGGACCTCACCCTCAACATCGGCCGGGGCGAAGGCGTCTCCGTCCGCGAGATGACCGACCTGATCAACGAGGTCACAGGACACACCACCCCCGCCGAGGTCACCGGGCGCCGCCCCGGCGACCCGGCCCGCGTGGTCGCCGCCGCCGACCGCATCGCCGCGGAACTGGGCTGGTCGGCCAAGCACGACGTGCGCGACATGATCGCCTCGGCCTGGGCGGGCTGGCTCCGCGAGCACCCGGACGCGGCACGCGGCTAG
- a CDS encoding ABC transporter ATP-binding protein, giving the protein MFRRRGSGRTAVAEVAEPDALVLDGVGRSYRRGTVALEPVDLAVPRGRFLAVMGPSGSGKSTLLQCAAGLDRPTSGSVRIGGVEIAPLSETALTRLRRERVGFVFQAHNLVPSLSVLENVALPLLLGEVPDDGRARDALDSVGLGERGADRPAELSGGQQQRVAIARALVTSPEVVFADEPTGALDPATAQDVLALLRQAVDRDGHTVVMVTHDPAAAAWADEALFLAEGRIAARVEHPDSSHVHAIMRDLGRRAA; this is encoded by the coding sequence ATGTTCAGGCGACGAGGTTCGGGCCGTACGGCCGTGGCGGAGGTGGCCGAGCCGGACGCGCTCGTGCTCGACGGGGTCGGCAGGTCCTACCGGCGCGGCACCGTCGCGCTCGAACCGGTCGACCTCGCCGTGCCGCGCGGACGGTTCCTCGCCGTCATGGGCCCCTCGGGCTCGGGGAAGTCGACGCTCCTGCAGTGCGCGGCGGGCCTGGACCGGCCGACGTCGGGGAGCGTGCGCATCGGGGGCGTCGAGATCGCGCCGCTGAGCGAGACGGCGCTGACCCGGCTGCGGCGCGAGCGCGTCGGCTTCGTCTTCCAGGCGCACAATCTCGTGCCCTCGCTGAGCGTCCTGGAGAACGTCGCCCTTCCGCTGCTGCTCGGCGAGGTGCCCGACGACGGGCGGGCGCGGGACGCGCTCGACTCCGTCGGCCTCGGCGAGCGCGGCGCCGACAGGCCCGCCGAACTCTCCGGCGGGCAGCAGCAGCGCGTCGCGATCGCCCGCGCCCTGGTCACCTCGCCCGAGGTGGTCTTCGCCGACGAGCCGACGGGCGCCCTCGACCCGGCCACCGCACAGGACGTGCTCGCGCTGCTGCGGCAGGCGGTCGACAGGGACGGCCACACGGTGGTGATGGTGACGCACGACCCGGCGGCCGCGGCCTGGGCGGACGAGGCGCTGTTCCTGGCCGAGGGCCGGATCGCCGCGCGCGTCGAACACCCGGACAGCAGCCACGTGCACGCCATCATGCGGGACTTGGGGCGGCGAGCGGCATGA
- a CDS encoding FtsX-like permease family protein translates to MSKTAPKKTRVTALLAARAAHTHRKAWAAVFAALALTSLLLGAFTLALSSAGLGHARVERYADADLVVTGDQNTRFTAKPWGSKPETATAGLTERVRVPRAALKTVRAVPGVRAAIADEVFPAGVDGTEITGRPWDAARLGSYSLLEGAAPRRASEVVVGGGTVGVGERVTVRVAGTDATYRVTGVAEGPRDAAYFTSAEARRLAGHPGSVAAVGVRADPGTSTSALYARVRHALDTAGAHGVGHRADGDGAGLRVLTGDGRGGAEFLGAAPARSGMLALLGSVTATVVLIALLVVSSTVVQALQQRSRELGLLRAVGATPRQLRGAVGREVGRVAVRAALTGAVAAVPAYVALRALLDAQGALPPGLELPLPPWLLPAPLLTAGLTLLIARVAALIACARTAKVRPAEALREATPGNARRITGLVLLFIGVSSAGTATLQHGEAAAAAAGAAAVVLVIGCALLGPWIAEGAMRVLGGRLRRHGGPAGHLAAANCTASARRLGAALTPIILVTAFVSVQLAAGATMTHAAGDQAEEAARADYAVTAAGGLPRGTLERIRETPGVRAATAVTRGTVVLARRETGSPRLDRLPVLGVTPEGLSRTLDPAVREGALSALRPGTVAVGRDQARDLDVGPGSKVTLRFGDGVEARLKVVATYDRELALGAFLFSRDQLLRHTSSPGPDRVLVAAPGGAAQALRAAAPGARVTADPGPERLDPEDRALGEVVSVAAVGAVGGFTVIAVLSTLSLITIGRRPELALLRLAGAGRDQLRRMLRLEAAATALTGLTVGAAVASLPLLAFSLSTARTLPHLPLPQAALIALTVGATTVAGALVPAWPVLRGRYPVR, encoded by the coding sequence ATGAGCAAGACGGCCCCGAAGAAGACTCGCGTCACCGCGCTGCTCGCCGCGCGCGCGGCGCACACGCACCGCAAGGCATGGGCCGCGGTCTTCGCCGCGCTCGCCCTGACCTCCCTCCTCCTGGGCGCCTTCACCCTGGCCCTCTCCTCGGCCGGACTCGGCCACGCGCGCGTGGAGCGCTACGCGGACGCCGACCTCGTCGTCACCGGCGACCAGAACACCCGCTTCACGGCCAAACCGTGGGGCAGCAAACCCGAGACGGCGACGGCGGGGCTCACCGAGCGCGTACGGGTCCCGCGGGCGGCGCTGAAGACGGTGCGCGCGGTCCCCGGGGTGCGCGCGGCGATCGCCGACGAGGTGTTCCCGGCGGGCGTCGACGGAACCGAGATCACCGGACGCCCCTGGGACGCGGCCCGGTTGGGCTCCTACTCCCTGCTGGAGGGAGCCGCTCCCCGACGGGCGTCCGAGGTCGTCGTGGGCGGGGGAACGGTCGGCGTCGGCGAGCGCGTGACGGTACGGGTCGCGGGGACCGACGCCACGTACCGGGTGACAGGCGTGGCCGAAGGCCCGCGCGACGCCGCCTACTTCACCTCCGCCGAGGCGCGCCGCCTGGCCGGTCACCCCGGTTCCGTGGCCGCCGTCGGCGTGCGGGCCGACCCCGGCACGAGCACGTCGGCCCTGTACGCGCGCGTGCGGCACGCCCTCGACACGGCGGGGGCGCACGGCGTGGGGCACCGGGCGGACGGGGACGGCGCGGGACTGCGCGTACTGACGGGGGACGGGCGCGGCGGTGCCGAGTTCCTCGGCGCGGCACCCGCCAGGTCGGGCATGCTCGCGCTGCTCGGCTCGGTGACCGCGACGGTCGTCCTCATCGCGCTGCTCGTCGTGTCGTCGACGGTGGTGCAGGCGTTGCAGCAACGCTCGCGCGAACTGGGCCTGTTGCGGGCGGTCGGGGCGACGCCGCGACAGCTGCGGGGCGCGGTGGGCCGGGAGGTCGGCAGGGTCGCGGTGCGGGCCGCGCTGACGGGAGCGGTGGCGGCCGTCCCCGCGTACGTCGCGCTGCGCGCCCTGCTCGACGCACAGGGCGCACTGCCGCCGGGGCTCGAACTCCCGCTCCCGCCCTGGCTGTTGCCCGCGCCGCTGCTGACCGCGGGCCTGACGCTCCTCATCGCCCGCGTCGCCGCGCTGATCGCCTGCGCGCGGACGGCGAAGGTACGTCCCGCCGAGGCGCTGCGCGAGGCGACGCCGGGCAACGCGCGGCGGATCACCGGGCTCGTACTGCTCTTCATCGGAGTGAGCTCGGCGGGGACCGCGACGCTTCAGCACGGCGAGGCCGCGGCGGCGGCCGCCGGTGCGGCGGCGGTGGTCCTGGTGATCGGGTGCGCGCTGCTCGGACCGTGGATCGCCGAGGGCGCCATGCGGGTGCTCGGCGGCCGACTGCGCCGCCACGGCGGCCCCGCAGGACATCTCGCGGCGGCCAACTGCACGGCGTCCGCGCGGCGTCTGGGGGCGGCGCTCACCCCGATCATCCTGGTCACGGCGTTCGTCTCGGTGCAGCTCGCCGCGGGCGCGACGATGACGCACGCCGCGGGCGACCAGGCCGAGGAGGCGGCGCGGGCCGACTACGCGGTGACCGCGGCGGGCGGCCTGCCCCGGGGCACGCTGGAGCGGATCAGGGAGACCCCCGGCGTACGAGCGGCGACCGCCGTCACGCGCGGCACGGTGGTCCTGGCCCGCCGCGAGACGGGCTCGCCGCGCCTGGACCGCCTGCCGGTGCTCGGCGTGACCCCCGAGGGCCTGTCCCGGACGCTCGACCCGGCCGTACGGGAGGGCGCCCTGTCCGCACTCCGCCCCGGCACGGTGGCGGTCGGCCGCGACCAGGCGCGCGACCTGGACGTGGGCCCCGGCTCGAAGGTGACGCTGCGCTTCGGGGACGGAGTGGAGGCCCGCCTGAAGGTGGTGGCGACGTACGACCGCGAACTGGCCCTCGGCGCCTTCCTGTTCTCCCGGGACCAACTCCTGCGCCACACCTCGTCACCGGGCCCCGACCGCGTCCTGGTGGCCGCGCCGGGCGGCGCCGCACAGGCGCTGCGCGCGGCGGCCCCCGGGGCCCGGGTCACGGCGGACCCCGGCCCCGAACGGCTCGATCCGGAGGACCGGGCGCTCGGGGAGGTGGTGAGCGTGGCGGCGGTCGGCGCGGTCGGCGGCTTCACGGTGATCGCCGTCCTGAGCACGCTGTCCCTGATCACCATCGGCCGCCGCCCCGAACTCGCCCTGCTCCGCCTGGCCGGTGCGGGCCGGGACCAACTGCGGCGCATGCTGCGCCTGGAGGCGGCGGCGACGGCGCTGACCGGCCTGACGGTGGGCGCGGCGGTGGCCTCGCTCCCCCTGCTCGCCTTCAGCCTCTCGACGGCCCGCACGCTCCCGCACCTTCCCCTGCCCCAGGCGGCGCTGATCGCCCTGACGGTCGGGGCGACGACTGTTGCGGGGGCGCTTGTGCCGGCTTGGCCGGTGTTGCGGGGGCGCTATCCGGTGCGCTGA
- a CDS encoding response regulator transcription factor: protein MRVVIAEDNALLREGLVLLLTSAGHEVAAVASTGPEVLPALLEHRPDVAVLDVRMPPGFRDEGLRAALAARARIPGLPVLVLSQYVEETYAAELLGGGAGGVGYLLKDRVGRVDEFLDALERVAGGGTALDPEVVTELLTRRRDDPLDSLTPREREVLQLMAEGRDNATIASLLVVSDRAVSKHIGNVFAKLGLPPSDSGHRRVLAVLAYLNKG, encoded by the coding sequence GTGCGCGTGGTGATCGCCGAGGACAACGCCTTGCTGCGGGAGGGTCTCGTGCTCCTCCTCACCTCCGCGGGGCACGAGGTGGCGGCGGTCGCCTCCACCGGGCCCGAGGTGCTGCCCGCCCTCCTGGAACACCGGCCCGACGTGGCGGTCCTGGACGTGCGGATGCCGCCCGGGTTCCGCGACGAGGGACTGCGGGCCGCCCTCGCGGCCCGCGCGCGGATCCCCGGACTTCCGGTGCTCGTCCTCTCGCAGTACGTGGAGGAGACGTACGCCGCCGAACTCCTCGGCGGGGGAGCAGGTGGGGTCGGCTACCTCCTCAAGGACCGGGTGGGGCGCGTCGACGAGTTCCTCGACGCGTTGGAGCGGGTGGCCGGTGGCGGCACGGCGCTCGACCCCGAGGTGGTCACGGAGCTGCTCACGCGGCGGCGCGACGACCCCCTCGACTCGCTGACGCCGCGCGAGCGGGAGGTGCTTCAGCTGATGGCCGAGGGGCGGGACAACGCGACGATCGCGTCGCTGCTCGTGGTCTCCGACCGGGCCGTCAGCAAGCACATCGGCAACGTCTTCGCGAAGTTGGGGCTGCCGCCGAGTGACAGTGGGCATCGGCGGGTGCTGGCGGTTCTCGCCTATCTGAACAAGGGCTAG
- a CDS encoding sensor histidine kinase has protein sequence MKETLRRAGLAMAQLGKGAGLALVSYLFMALLLFTAFVTLLVVGAAVLPETVQLLRRTAGFKRRLVGTWTGRPVPEAYAPLTGDVRERVTAALKDPCTWRDLRWLFVHFVYGLVLLYVAIPLFVLGVLVDGVWCGLLRQRAVLLPLVAGLAGLDARWSRVLLTPSPDARRSAELAERVEELTVTRAGAVAAHGAELRRIERDLHDGTQARLVSLSMRVGLARRAFDKDPDAARRLLDDAQDQAEEALTELRHVVRGIHPPILTDRGLAGAVRALAAGSGLDVTVAAEGVEDPAGEAVRAPAAVEAAAYFVVAEALTNAAKHSGSARAFVDLSRAAGVLRVVVRDEGRGGADDAGGSGLLGMRRRVAALDGTLELTSPVGGPTVIEVELPCAW, from the coding sequence ATGAAGGAGACGCTGCGGCGTGCGGGGCTCGCCATGGCGCAGCTGGGCAAGGGGGCCGGGCTCGCGCTCGTCTCCTACCTCTTCATGGCGCTGCTGCTCTTCACCGCCTTCGTCACCCTGCTCGTGGTCGGCGCGGCCGTGCTGCCCGAGACGGTCCAACTCCTGCGCAGGACCGCCGGGTTCAAGCGGCGCCTGGTCGGCACCTGGACGGGCCGCCCGGTGCCCGAGGCGTACGCCCCGCTCACCGGGGACGTCCGCGAGCGGGTGACCGCCGCCCTGAAGGACCCCTGCACCTGGCGCGACCTGCGCTGGCTCTTCGTGCACTTCGTCTACGGCCTGGTCCTGCTGTACGTCGCGATCCCCCTGTTCGTCCTCGGCGTGCTCGTCGACGGGGTGTGGTGCGGGCTGCTGCGCCAGCGGGCCGTGCTGCTGCCCCTCGTCGCGGGCCTCGCCGGCCTCGACGCGCGGTGGTCGCGGGTCCTGCTCACCCCCTCGCCGGACGCGCGGCGCAGCGCCGAACTCGCCGAGCGCGTCGAGGAGCTGACGGTCACCCGGGCCGGTGCCGTCGCCGCGCACGGTGCCGAACTGCGGCGCATCGAACGCGATCTGCACGACGGCACCCAGGCGCGCCTCGTCTCCCTCTCGATGCGGGTGGGCCTCGCACGCCGGGCGTTCGACAAGGACCCCGACGCCGCGCGCAGGCTCCTGGACGACGCCCAGGACCAGGCCGAGGAGGCACTCACCGAACTCCGCCACGTCGTGCGCGGCATCCACCCGCCGATCCTCACCGACCGGGGCCTCGCCGGTGCGGTGCGGGCACTCGCGGCGGGCAGCGGGCTCGATGTGACGGTCGCCGCGGAGGGTGTCGAGGACCCGGCGGGCGAGGCGGTGCGCGCCCCCGCGGCGGTGGAGGCCGCCGCCTACTTCGTCGTCGCCGAGGCGCTGACCAATGCCGCCAAGCACAGCGGCTCCGCGCGGGCCTTCGTGGACCTGTCCCGGGCGGCCGGGGTACTGCGGGTCGTGGTGCGCGACGAGGGGCGGGGCGGCGCGGACGACGCGGGTGGCAGCGGGCTGCTCGGCATGCGGCGCAGGGTCGCCGCGCTCGACGGGACACTTGAGCTGACGAGCCCCGTCGGGGGGCCGACCGTGATCGAAGTGGAGCTGCCGTGCGCGTGGTGA
- a CDS encoding TetR/AcrR family transcriptional regulator, protein MTTSRPSGEQPRRRAPAGAAVLREDVTEAIRAAVFEELAAVGYARMSIEGIARRAGVGKTAVYRRWRSKLHLVLDLVSAIAVQGLPAPDTGSLESDLRLLYEVTSRALRHPVASQIIPDLQAEAARNPEIAEALQKALREGQHGVASGIVAAAVARGEVREGADEDLALDLVSGPLYWRSVVVRAKLPKGYLGSLATATAAALRAL, encoded by the coding sequence ATGACGACGAGCAGGCCATCAGGTGAACAGCCGCGCCGCAGGGCGCCCGCCGGGGCCGCCGTGCTCCGCGAGGACGTGACCGAGGCCATCAGGGCCGCCGTCTTCGAAGAGCTCGCCGCCGTCGGCTACGCGCGCATGTCCATCGAGGGCATCGCGCGGCGCGCCGGGGTCGGCAAGACCGCCGTCTACCGGCGCTGGCGCTCCAAGCTGCACCTCGTCCTCGACCTCGTCTCCGCGATAGCGGTGCAGGGCCTCCCGGCGCCCGACACGGGCTCCCTGGAGAGTGATCTGCGGCTGCTCTACGAGGTGACGTCACGGGCGCTGCGGCACCCCGTGGCCTCGCAGATCATCCCCGACCTCCAGGCCGAGGCCGCCCGCAACCCGGAGATCGCCGAGGCGTTGCAGAAGGCGCTGCGAGAGGGGCAGCACGGGGTCGCGAGCGGCATCGTGGCCGCCGCCGTCGCGCGGGGCGAGGTGCGCGAAGGGGCCGACGAGGACCTCGCGCTCGACCTCGTGTCGGGGCCGCTCTACTGGCGGTCGGTGGTGGTGCGGGCGAAGCTGCCCAAGGGCTATCTGGGCAGTCTCGCCACGGCCACGGCCGCGGCGCTCCGGGCGCTCTGA